GCCAAAGCCGCCAATCGAAGTCGTACTGGATGCGAATGGTGACGGCATCATTTCCGCTGAAGAAATTGCCAATGCCTCCGTGGCCTTGAAAAAGCTTGATAGGAATGGCGATGGTCAATTGACTCCCGACGAATATCGCCCTCCCCACCCCCATCCTCGTCAAGGCGGTCCCGATGGCCAAACTGGTCCCGGAACTCCGGACCAACAACCGCCTCAGGATGGCACCGGTCGGCAGTCCCAAAACGGGCAGAGGCCGCCACCTCCAAACCAGTGACTATCAAATAGTATCGAAAATATTCACTCCGCTCGAAGACTATCTGAGCTACCTTCGGCGGAGAGTTTCATCATCTGGATGGTTGTAGCTTTCAAATAAATCTGGTTGCCTAAATGACCCAGCGGCACGCAATCGTTGTCTGACAATATCCCCAATTAGTGCGAACTGGAGAGTTGCTTTGGTGCTTCCCATCCGCCACCAAGCGATTTGATTAAGGAAACCGTAGAAAGCAATCTCTCGCCCCGCAAACGCACATTTTCCCGCTCACGATCCAAGGCAGCATTCTGGGCGGTGGCTACTTCCAGATAGGTGACGAGCCCCGCGCGATAGCGATTATTGGCAATCTCCAATGTCTTCTCTGCGGCTTTCAATGCCGCATTCTCTGCTTCCTGCTGGCTCCACAATAAATGTTGGGCTGCCAGATTATCTTCAACTTCAGAAAATGCCACCAACACACTCTGGCGATAACGCGCCACGTTTTCCCGATAGGCCGCTTGAGCATGAGTCAGATTTGCGCGGTTCTCCCCACCTTCGAAAATCGGCAGTTTGATCGAGGGACCCACTGCCCAAAACCTGCTGGGCCAGTCAAAAAGAGTTCCAGCACTCACGCTCTCAAACCCTGCCAGTCCATTGATTTTTATGGTTGGGTAGAATGCGGCTTTAGCCACGCCGATGCCCGCATTGGCTGCAGCCATAAGACGCTCCGCGGTTGCGATGTCGGGACGGCGCTCCAGCAAGTCTGAGGGCAAACCCGACGGCACATTCGGCGGTTGGGCCAGGAATGGCATCTCGGGCACGCTAAAGCTCGAAGCAGGTTTTCCAGTCAACACCGCCAAGGCATGTTCCGCCTTCGCGCGCTGCAAGGCGATTGCGGGCAATTGGGCCTCGGTGGTCTTCAGGATGGTCTCCGCCTGGGACACGTCCAGGTCCGAGGCCACGCCCCCGGCGCGCCTGTTTCGCGTCAACTCAAGCGATTTCCCAAACACCACCACGTTCGACCTGAGCAATGAAATCTCACTGTCCAGCGCGCGCAAATTAAAATAATCGTTCGCGACTTCGGCCTGGATGGATAGTTTAACGGTGGCCAGATCATCAGCGCTCGCCTGCATGGTGGCTTTTGCCGACTCAACACTCCGCCGCACACGGCCCCAAACGTCCAGTTCATAACTTAAATCCAACGGAAACGAAAACGTGTTGAAGGTGTCGGCCCGCCCGATGGAAACGCCATTGATCGGCCGGTTTGCAGAATCGCGCTCACGAGTAACCGACGGAATTGCTTCGATATGGGGATAATAGCCACTCCGTGCCACGCTTAACAGTGCGCGCGCCTGTTCAAAACTCTCCAGTGCCACCTGTAGCTCCTGATTCGCCTTGGCGGCCTCAGTTTCTAATGCATTCAACGATGAGTCCTGGAAAATCTCCCACCATGCACCTCTTGGAATATGCGCCTGAGGCTCAGCCAGTTTCCAACCATTCGTCCCTTCCTTATAAGCCGGGGGGATGACGGTGG
The Pedosphaera parvula Ellin514 DNA segment above includes these coding regions:
- a CDS encoding efflux transporter outer membrane subunit — encoded protein: MKPALLSKLFPVACVWSSGLVTLFVAGCAVGPDYKRPEATVIPPAYKEGTNGWKLAEPQAHIPRGAWWEIFQDSSLNALETEAAKANQELQVALESFEQARALLSVARSGYYPHIEAIPSVTRERDSANRPINGVSIGRADTFNTFSFPLDLSYELDVWGRVRRSVESAKATMQASADDLATVKLSIQAEVANDYFNLRALDSEISLLRSNVVVFGKSLELTRNRRAGGVASDLDVSQAETILKTTEAQLPAIALQRAKAEHALAVLTGKPASSFSVPEMPFLAQPPNVPSGLPSDLLERRPDIATAERLMAAANAGIGVAKAAFYPTIKINGLAGFESVSAGTLFDWPSRFWAVGPSIKLPIFEGGENRANLTHAQAAYRENVARYRQSVLVAFSEVEDNLAAQHLLWSQQEAENAALKAAEKTLEIANNRYRAGLVTYLEVATAQNAALDRERENVRLRGERLLSTVSLIKSLGGGWEAPKQLSSSH